The Homo sapiens chromosome 3 genomic scaffold, GRCh38.p14 alternate locus group ALT_REF_LOCI_1 HSCHR3_1_CTG2_1 sequence ACCTCCCAAATTAGTGCTTAGACTAATATAAAGTCATTTTTCTCTAAGCCTTCTTCCAGTAGCTATACAGTTTTATATTAAGTGTTAGACCTTTGATTcatcattttgagttgatttttgtatatgaaatgaaatgagtgtccaatttcattcttctgcatgtggatatatgAGAATTCtcaacattatttattgaaaagactgtcttttccttttgtgtgttcttggcacctttgtcaaagatcaattgaccatTGCTATAGCTTGGTCTTTCCCAgtcaaagctcatgttgaaatttgatccccaatgtggcagcATTGAAAGACTGAGcctagtgagaggtgtttgggaCAGGAGGGTGGATCCTTcgtgaatagattaatgcccttcagagggaatgaatgagtgaattcttgctcTCCAGGGAATGAAATAGTTTGTCAGAGAGCAGATTATTAAAAACAATCTGGCTTCCttggtttctctctcttgcttcctttcttgccATGTGATTTCTTTGCACATGCAGATACCCGGTTCTCTTTCATGAGTTAAAgcagccagaggccattatcAGATGCAGATACCCAATCTTGAAACTTTCAGCCACTAGAATTGtgagataaaaattttttaataaattacccagtctcaggcattctaTTGTAGTAGTGCTAACTGAACTAAGACAACAATTTATTTCTtagctctttattctgttccattggtctatatgtttgtttatatgccagtaccatactgttttgattattgtagctttgcagtttattttgaaatcaggcattatgatgcctccaggtttgttctttttactcaagATTATATTGACTATtcagtcttttgtggttccatattaattttctatttctgtaaaaaataccattgaaattttgattggaattgcattgaatctgtacattgctttgtgtagtatagacattttaacagtattaattctttGGATCCAGAAACATGGTTAATCTTTTCATTTACTTGtgtcttcttctatttctttcattaatattttatagctttCTGTGTATAGATCTttctacctccttggttaaatttattcctggtgttttttatgtacttatttttgatgctattgaaatgggattttttaaaatttctttttaagatagtttgttgttggtatatagaaatgcaagtgatttttctatgttgattttgtatcctgcaactttactgaatttatttacttGTACTAACagatttttggtagagtcttagGGTTTTCTGTATCTAATATCATGTAATAtgaaaatagactttttttttggtttttgaaacagagtctccctctgttgcccaggctggagtgcagtggcatgatctctgctcactgcacgctctgcctcccgggttcatgccattctcctgcctcagcctcccgagtagctgggactacaggcacccgccatcatgcctggctaatttttgtatttttagtagagacaaggtttcaccatgttaaccaggatggtctcgatctcctgaccttgtgatctgccagcctcagcctcccaaagtgctggaattacaggcgtgagccactgcacccggcccagactttttttacttctttctcatttggatgctttttatttctgtttttgtttgtttttttgttttcttaatttctctgacTAGGTCttctagtattttattaaataggtatAGTGAGAATgggtatctttgtcttgttcctgatgtcagaggaaaagctttcagctttttatcactgagtatgatgttagcctTGAGCTTGtctatatggcctttattatgttgaggtacttTACAtataatttgttgagagtttgtATAATGAAAAGATATTGCATTTTGTCAAGTCAtttttgcatctgttgagatgtTCATGTaagttttattcttcattctcttACTATGGCATATCACCTTGATAGATTTGTGTGTATTGAAACAtccttgggataaatcccacttgaacatggtgtatgatccttttaatgtgctgttgaattcggtttgctagtattttgcttataatttttgcacctatgttcatAACGGAAAATTAGCCAGAATATCTTTGCCTTTCATGACCTCAACATTTTTTAACAGTGCTGGGGATTTTTCTGTGATGCTTACTCATTACGTCAGCTTCCGCCACCTGTGCATCCAGGTTCCTAAGTTCACCTATGAGTCTCTGTTCATCACTTCCTCCACCTACGCATCTATGTTCCTAACGAATAGTTTGCCAGCCTTTTCTTATCTTTCATGATCTTGCCACTTTTCAAGAGTGCTGGTTTTTTCCTGATGTCTACTCCTTATGTCAACTTGTCTacctttctatttaaaaaaaaaagatgaaactagTCTTCTTCAGACTTctttttgagaaacactgctctgtactttttaaaatatgactttagTTATAAAAACTTGAGCCAAAAGCTTACTCTAGGTGcctctctatttattttttaaaatttctttccttttaagtaTTATAAGATTCAGGATTAGAGCACTAGAAGaagtttatatacatacatatttttatatacatatacacttgAAATACACGTTAtacatacataagtatatatgcacatacatacatatacatgtacatgtacatatgcCTATACGTATATATTAATCTATGACATCATACACACAAAACCCTATTGTGAAACCAAAATTGTAGTGATAACAAAGCTTCACCTTTGGTTCTATACCTGGGCCTCCCTTCAACCCAACCTGTTACACTTTAGTTGCCCTTCATGTTTAGAGCTCTAAGTAAATTTtcttaggagaaaaataaaagaggacttCATTGCCAAGAAGAAAGTTTGCAAACCATTAGACATGTTGATTCCTTAGGACTCTTCCAGACAGAACTTATTTGCTATTTACTTGAAATAATGTCATTTATTTGAAAGATCTTACTGGAGTAAAATGAGGAGTATGATGGAGGGTAAAAATTGGAGAATGCCCTGCTTAGAGATTATTATACTAATTACTATGTAAAATTGCATAGCAGTCTGGTCTAAAATTTCATCTGAAACCGGTTTGGGGAATGTAGAGATTCTGAAAGCTGTCCAACAATTACCCAATAGTGATTAAGCAACATCTTACCATACCTCTAATTTCTTGCACATTTGTAACATTTGCTTGGCTTTGCAAGTGTAGCAAGCATAACTGAAACAACAATTGGGCTTGATGTATTGGCtcacctctgtagtcccagcactttgggaagcccagtggggaggattacttgaggccaggagttcaagaccactctaggaaaaataaaaataaaaatagtcagAGGTAGTggtacactcctgtagtcccagcaactcaatagactgaggcaggaggattgcttgggcccaggagttcggggtttgcagtgagctaggatcacaccactgcaatgcaacatgggtgacagaggaagaccctaattctaaaaaacaaaaaagaaaagaaagaaagaaaaaagaaataacaattggATGTAGCCATACAGATTCGTGAATATGTGATACCCTACCTTATAACTTTTCAGCAGGACAATACTTAATAACACAGGCACCAAACAGAGACGTGATTCTTAGTAAAATCTGTAGGGCAGCACAAAAGTGCACAAAAATCTAACACCATTCTATTTCTTAATTAATTATATAAGAACTTAGTATCTATTTAGACATTCTGATTTATCTGTTCAAAGGGAACATAGTGTAGTATGCAGATGAACAGGCTGCAGAAGAACTCAGTGTACTTAATGAGCATTTAAAAAGgtgattttctttatcctttcctaTTTACTTTTgtgattatactttaagttatttGTTCTTCATGGACTGCTAAACTTTCTATATGAATTACATATTCATTGAAAAGCTTTATTACCTGTACTGTGTTTATTTTGGGTCATAAGAATCAACTTTTACTTTGAAATTATTATAGAGCTCATTTTTTCCAATGTCTCATGATCCTGTGATTGATAATATGTTATAGATTATGGCTTTAAAAATTCGGTATCAATAATCACCACTGagggatatattttaaaaaatgactcatcTGTTTCAATTCACATTATAAAAGGATTTTCTCATGGATTAGGACACATACATTACCCTGTCATTTTCTCTTGTGGACTTGGTCCACTTTTCAATTGTATTCTTATTATTGAgaagaaatgaatatatttaaccTATTATTGCTAGATTTCCTGGCAACATCACATGATGTGTCCTAAAATCACTGATGTGGCTTGCTGGTCACAACGATCTGGATGATCACTATAGCTTAGAAAACTCTTGTGGACATGGTGCCTTAATCTTTAATTAAGAGGAAAAACTATTTCTAAACTTTAATCATATCACTTAAATCCAATTTCAtggccacattttattttaaaagaatgtatgcATTGCTCTTATTTAGGATCAGAGatattctttttactttcataAAACAATGGGAATTGATTTGATATTTTGAAGTAATTAGTAAGTCCTACTCTCTTAGatattctaaaaaataagtatttcaatGTAGGTAATTTAAAGAGGAAGCTGTGATATGCAATAGCTCTACTTATTTAGGTTTATAGCTTTGGTCTTTCTAAATACacttttgtttctaatttgtatCATTTGTCATAAGGTGGTAATAAAGCCGTATGatcttatttataataatatttctatGGCATCCCATATTTCTATGgctgtatatattacatatgtgacacttctttaaaaatataaaaaactctttaaaaacagtttaatagcaaatattaatcagaaattataattaatggtgatgatttttagaaaaacatgatTGACATGCAGCATTCTTGGACATGGGATGATGTCCCATACATAGATAGTATGTATGTtagtttctgttattttgtttgtttacctCTGTGTAATCACTGCATATCAGTGTTATAGAGGTCACCTGAAGTCCATCAGAAGCAGAAATATCTGTCTTCTTTTACTTGCACCTGGAAGTGGTATCACTGTGAGTCCTGCACTTCTGAGTGATATAATCTGTTTTACTGTCACACTTTTAGGACATAAAGTGGGAAGTGGGATTTTAGGGGAAGAATAAAGATCAGGAAAGGACAGGATTAATCTGCAAGGAGGAGAGCAGGTTGATTATCTTGGACTCTAGCCCATGTGGGAGTTTTGCAGTTTCCAGCATGGTTGGAACATGCGTGCTAGGATGAGGCCAAAAAATCCTCCCATTTGGAATTTCTTCATGGTGGTTCATAGTTTATCCAGATACTCATTGGCTAGTTGTGTATTGTTGGAATCAAGTTTGGAGTTGTTAGGGGTAGTTCATAGAAAGGAAAATTAGTGGGGATAGCAATCACAGTTTCTATGAAGTTGAGTGCTCTGGGTTGAAAATGACAGATATGAAGTTTGGTGAACAATACTTACCATTAGCAATGTAGGAACTCCTCAAATAACAAGTTAATATTTTGTCTACATCCATCCTTCCATGGATGACAGGCTATGGATAAGTTGGTGTGGGCATGCAGGAATTTGAATAACACACACTCAAACCAGGGAGCTAGATGGTAGGGTATCTTGTGAACAAGTAACTGGATTGAGAAGGGTAGTAGATGATGGGGGGCAAAGTGCAAGGGCCGTAATATGTTCCCTTGGCAGCGGAAACCATTATTCTCTAGGAAAGTGCCATGCCCTTTGAATGGTCACAGGGCACTTGGGAAATGGGAGAGGATTCAGTAATGCCTCAGACTGTCTGGAGTTGACTTTATGCCAAGTGCAGGTGTCCATGGCAGATTACTGCTTTGAATGGGCTTTGAAGCAGTTGAGTCATAAAATGACACAGGGCATGAAGTCATGGATCATCCCTTCTCTGACTTTGTTACCAGCTTCCTTTCAGCCACCACTCCCAATTCATGCTGTCCAGGAGGGATGTTTGCGAATGAAAAAAACTGATGTAGGAGTGAAAATCGTGCTGGTCCACATGTTTACTCCAAGCATTTTAGCATGGCATAGAAGCTTTTCATGAACTGGGTCCCAAATTTTGCTCTCAAAAGTATAAACTTAGGAGACCAGTCTTCATCATGGTATAAATAAGTTACTTTCTTGATGACAATAATACCAGTGGCATGGCCTATAACTTGAAAAACACGGCCTATAACTTGAACCAATTAGAGATTCAAACTGGGGGACTTAATAAGGGAGGGGCAGAGCAAATAATTTATATGAGACAATTTTACTGTAAATACCATAAGTTTAGGATTAatgatatttaattataaaaggaaagttcaaatgcATACTATCCATTgtgttttcatgaaaataaagttCATTGTTGAAAAAGATTAAGAATAAGGATGGGCTTTATTGAAGCTCTTCCACAACCTTTAAGTTACTTAGCTATCCAAAGGTCTTTATTATAttggaaatataataaaaaggtaaataGAAGTTTGAAATACAGTTACCAGTGTCTAAACTCTAAGGACATTACCGTGAGCCAGATATGTTCTCTCAAATTTTGAccttttactttttcattcttGTTCTTTACAAAGTAATAACATCCTGAGATGAATGTCACATTTTTTTGCACTCAAGTACATATCAGTTACCCACAAAATCAGAAATACATATCCATTCCTTCATGTCCATTTTATAGAATGCTCCATTCTAGGCTTGTTTTGGTTTAGTATTAATGTTTATGTGCACTTTTGAACTTTGCTTAGCTGGCTATCTTCGAGACCATATAGGTCTAGGAGGAAAGAACTAAGCTATAGATAGGTCAATAATTCAGCATTACTGTTGGGACCTACTTGTTTTATACTTGTTACTGTTTCTCGGATCCTATTATTCCTGGCTCCAGATATAGTGTCCTGttaaaagaattatacatcagatattatagtttttaatattatggtttccatattattaaaatattcatttttctattttcccataTGATATTAATGACTTTATTATCTTAGGCCCAGTAAGGGGTACAATGACAACTTAGGTATCATGTCAGTGTTTGTGAAATTCAAAACCAAGTAGAAAGATTAATCATGTACATTTTTGTATAATAAAGGAAAAGTGACGACTGGCCTTAAAGAGGTAATAGAGATttgggaatttaaaaaagaagagtttCCTTTGATCAGGTATTTACATGCAGAATCACACATATATGCTTGtgagtatatataaaatgtgtagaaAATATCTGAAACACACCTGATAAATAACATAGTTGTTAAGACTATGGCAAAATTGCCAACCTCGGAGAATCTGACTCAGGTGCTTTTCCAATATCTTGAAGAGAACTGACTTTAGCATGGGTTTTGAAGAATGTTAGAGGAAAAAAGCCTTGAATGGCAAAGTAACAAATGACATAATGGGGAACATAGAGATGGGAAATACTGACACATTTGTTGAAGTGACTTATTTCATATGGCATTCCAGAAAGGAAAGTTAGGGTCAGGCAAGGTTATTGATGGACACTTTTTGACCTGTCCCTGTTTATGTgttctctgtttgtttttttcctagatTAGCGAGATTGAGAGTAGGATGACTGAGGGTGGGCTATTGATAGCAATCTTTGATTAGTAAATTATCTACCTAAGGGCATGGCAGAGAGATTTGGGATCTAGGAAAGTTTCTGTAAGATAACTTTGTTTTGGCTCATTTTCATTCTACACTTATTAAACCTCTAGCATCTTGGAAGTACACTGTAGAGATGGTAGGATACCATTTCCCTTTCTGAGGTACCTCTTGGATTTCAATTTAGTTTTTCCTTTCAGTTCAGCCAGCCACTGTGGTGACTGGGTGACTTAGAGGTACATCCTGTGGTCCTGAGCTTTTCACTTGTAGCAGCAGCAGGTATTTTCATTTGTCCAGATCCCAGACTCTAGCCAAGGCAATAGCTCTTGGGAGATTAATTCAACGTTATCTCCTGCAGTCTGCAGGGTCATAGGTGAGACCTCAAATGCCTTtctctttgaaaaagaaaaggcactCCTTATCAAGTACTTCACATTTTATCCTTGCATATCAGACTTGTGCACATcgattttttcataattttctccCTTTGTTTCTCCAACACTGCATCATTCTCATAAGATACCTGTTgattggccttttttttcttcaccttGGTCCACGTGCTTTTGCATTGGGataatgtttcttaaaaattatggtATGATGTTGGTAATGTCCACCTTGTTTCCAAAGaatatattctaaaaatgtttaagatttttttttagattctataatgaaataatatgatttaatagctatatttatttcttccactCACTCTGGTTACTTTATTTAAGAAGGATTTTTACAAAACTATATGTACTGCCAATTTCCACTAGAAATATCTTTAGAATTGGATcattttcatttgtgatttttgACCAAAAAATCCTGTGTATCTCTCTCGCCTTGTacattctctttctgtctctttccctctcctctcttatactttctccttttttcctcacacaaaaaatcaatattttttaaaaccttaaatttaaattggtttgaatttttttatgccatggtaatatattataaatattataaaaataattatgatacatcacatcaattTATGTAGATTTGTTTATCTTATGACTGCtagataattaaattttttttctcctggtatTTTGGAAATGTTTGCATTACAGAATATTACCATATATTTTCAGGTGCAGAATGAtgctgaaataaaacataaaatcaagATGCAAGTCTTACTTTACCCTGGCTTACAGATAACAGATTCTTATTTGCCATCTCACCGAGAAAATGAGCATGGTATAGTTTTGACCAGGGATGTAGCCATAAAACTCGTGAGCTTATATTTCACCAAGGATGAAGCACTTCCCTGGGCAATGAGAAGAAACCAACACATGCCTCTGGAGTCAAGACATCTGTTTAAGTTTGTTAACTGGAGTATTCTTCTTCCTGAGAAGTATAGAAAAGACTATGTATATACTGAACCAATTCTTGGAGGACTTAGTTATTCATTGCCAGGACTTACAGACAGCAGAGCATTACCCTTGTTGGCCAATGATTCTCAGTTACAGAATTTGCCACTAACCTATATTCTTACTTGTCAACATGATCTCTTAAGAGATGATGGACTTATGTATGTTACAAGACTTCGAAATGTTGGAGTCCAAGTTGTTCATGAACATATTGAGGATGGAATTCATGGAGCTTTATCATTCATGACTTCACCATTTTATTTACGTCTAGGTCTTAGGATAAGAGATATGTATGTAAGTTGGCTGGATaagaatttataaatatgtgaTGTGTATGTATAGCCCTTACATAGTGGATTGtaatttgtgatattttgtgGTTTTGGAGCAAAGAACAATGTCATTTGAGTTATCTAAATCTACATTTGCAACATTTGTAGCAGTTAATGTGTGTCCTTGAAGAGTTATTAAATTTTCTGACTTGCAGACCCTgaatatgtaaaatgtatgtaATCCTGCCTATTTTCTCCTtacttataatttattataattatgttgGTTCTAATAAGAACCAATGCTTATTAAAGTTGAGAAATAAGAGTGGTTATTGGCAAATTAAGCAAGATACTTTCCAGATAGGCACAGAAATTGTTGTAGTGAGTGGGAAGAGGAAAAAACATGGAACAAACTTGCTGCTAAAAATATATGGAAACCACTGGACTAAATAAACCCTAAGGACcctatattagtttcctgtgacTATTGTAGCAAATTACTACAAATTCAGTCgctttaaacaacagatatttattcttttacagttctgGGGTCCTAAAGCATGAAATTAGTATTAACTAGGCCCAAACCAAGTCACAGGCAAGAGACATGACTCCCTTGGAGACTCTCTAGAAGGTGCTCTTTGCCTCTTTTAACCTCTGGTGGCTGCCAGTATTCTTTGACTATTCTTAGATCAGTTTAATCTTGAAGGCCAGCATCTTCCAATCTCTTTCTGCTTCATCTTCACATTGCCTTCTTCTCTGCCTGTGTCTAATCTCCCTATGGGCTTCTCTTAGAAAAACACATGTGTTTACATTTAGGAGGGTCCACCTGAATAGTCTAGGATAATCTCTGCATCTCACGATCCTCAATTTAATTGTATTTGCAGATTTCCCCACCCTTTTCTATATAAAGTAACCTTCAGAGATTAGGATGTAGTTATCTTTTGGgaggccatttttaaaaatattttttaaaggaggcaGCAGATCAATATTATAATTCAAGAATCTGATCTAAATATGCATTCAATAATGAAGAACATTTGAGTATGGACTAGAAAAGCTTCTCcaaaaaactttcaaatatatcATCTCAAATTACCTAAAGAATAAATCACTTCTGTAGCCCTTTTGTTGAGTGGAATcataaacaaaaaactgaaaatttattGCTATGAAAACAGATCCATGGTACAATGTTATAAATTTTGAGTATTAAGCATAGTCAGTTGAATCCAACTAAGAAGTTAAAAATGTAGTAagaaatgtgtatatgtatgagtatgtgcatgtgtgtgggaaAAATCTACCATCCAATTGACCCAAAAACAACTTACTCAGTTGGGACCAGACATTTTTCTCAATTCTCCATGATTCAGAAGGCAATTAAGAATTACAATTTCAACAGTCCACaaacaaaataagatttttttaatgtagagagaAATTAATTATGTTCAAAGAGCCCTTTTTCTTTCACTCAATTTCAGTACCCCAAAGCTAAAAACGCAAACATGACTAtgacaaatgaaaataagtatcatgggaatctgtttttttcctctgagaaataaaatctaaatggAGATTTGATACTATATGCTATACTACATACACTaagaatattgtatttttcataattCTGATTTAATCTCCTGTAaacttgatatattttaaaatttgtaatttgtttttcatGATACTGAATCTGGTTCCAGttctttttcatcatttaatATACTGGCTACCCGTTCTAATTAGGAAAACAAGTCCTAGAAATCTCTTCATTTTGACAGCAAGTGCTGATTTGtaagaaaatcattaaaaatgcaGCTCTCTAGGAAGCACATTTTGTTGATTGTCCTATTGTC is a genomic window containing:
- the AADACL2 gene encoding arylacetamide deacetylase-like 2 precursor, whose amino-acid sequence is MGLKALCLGLLCVLFVSHFYTPMPDNIEESWKIMALDAIAKTCTFTAMCFENMRIMRYEEFISMIFRLDYTQPLSDEYITVTDTTFVDIPVRLYLPKRKSETRRRAVIYFHGGGFCFGSSKQRAFDFLNRWTANTLDAVVVGVDYRLAPQHHFPAQFEDGLAAVKFFLLEKILTKYGVDPTRICIAGDSSGGNLATAVTQQVQNDAEIKHKIKMQVLLYPGLQITDSYLPSHRENEHGIVLTRDVAIKLVSLYFTKDEALPWAMRRNQHMPLESRHLFKFVNWSILLPEKYRKDYVYTEPILGGLSYSLPGLTDSRALPLLANDSQLQNLPLTYILTCQHDLLRDDGLMYVTRLRNVGVQVVHEHIEDGIHGALSFMTSPFYLRLGLRIRDMYVSWLDKNL